The following proteins come from a genomic window of Brevibacillus antibioticus:
- a CDS encoding sigma-54 interaction domain-containing protein, producing the protein MNHKLPALTELIQTNMRIFNDQELFPPQWDETVPVFAQRQTSWYVADSAHLTTDCTQAPWEPAAVTTLDSTFADAIRLLATHNYLLIEKQPGVPVGYLHRGVIIQAIFSSYEILEAYFETMIKTMDASISVIDEKARVMVWTEGAERIFSLKAKETIGRPITEFFPLEMLETLKSLQSGQSLYRHQHQPREDLVVLINTNPIYLHDKIIGAVAAETDITSQLRLNQELLNANKKVNHLQQEMAKLSPTPDPFAQIKGTSLPIRHIKSMIQKLSATQATVLITGESGVGKELFAKAVHDVREGSNAPFIAINCGAISPTLFESELFGYEKGAFSGADQKGKKGMIELARGGTLFLDEVGEMPLDMQVKLLRVLQEKKYYSVGGTKQIEADFRVVAATNKNLEEVVKEGKFRQDLFYRLNVVTLKIPPLRERIEDTIELAHFFLYEFSLRYNRPIHAISQNVMQNLLQYDWPGNIRELRNAIERLVVFATDGIIKEEDLPYPLQGQTKQVPIELPPDLFSLQEEIEAHERRVILRAIELENGNKQAAAKRLGISRATLYNKLGK; encoded by the coding sequence TTGAATCACAAACTTCCTGCCTTAACCGAGTTGATACAGACAAACATGCGGATTTTCAACGATCAAGAGCTTTTCCCTCCTCAATGGGACGAAACCGTTCCTGTATTTGCCCAGCGTCAAACCAGCTGGTATGTCGCCGATTCCGCCCATTTGACGACCGATTGCACACAAGCCCCTTGGGAACCAGCCGCTGTGACGACACTAGATTCAACTTTTGCCGACGCCATCCGCCTGCTAGCTACTCACAACTATCTCCTAATCGAAAAACAGCCTGGTGTCCCAGTCGGCTATCTTCATCGAGGTGTAATCATACAAGCCATTTTTTCCTCGTATGAGATTTTGGAAGCGTATTTCGAGACGATGATCAAAACCATGGATGCATCCATATCCGTCATCGATGAAAAAGCGCGTGTGATGGTTTGGACAGAAGGTGCTGAACGAATCTTTTCCTTGAAAGCAAAAGAAACGATTGGCCGCCCGATCACCGAATTTTTCCCGCTCGAAATGCTTGAAACACTCAAATCTCTGCAAAGTGGACAGTCTCTCTACCGTCATCAGCATCAGCCACGGGAGGATCTCGTCGTGCTCATCAATACCAATCCGATCTATTTGCATGACAAAATCATTGGTGCTGTTGCAGCGGAAACCGATATCACGAGCCAGTTGAGACTGAACCAGGAGCTGTTGAACGCCAATAAAAAAGTAAATCACTTGCAGCAGGAAATGGCGAAGCTCAGTCCGACGCCCGATCCATTTGCACAGATCAAGGGAACGAGTCTCCCCATTCGTCATATCAAGTCCATGATCCAAAAGCTCAGCGCTACGCAAGCAACCGTCTTGATCACAGGGGAAAGCGGCGTCGGTAAGGAGCTTTTCGCCAAAGCGGTGCATGATGTGCGGGAAGGCTCCAATGCGCCCTTTATCGCCATCAACTGCGGTGCGATTTCGCCTACTTTGTTTGAAAGCGAGCTGTTCGGGTACGAGAAAGGTGCCTTTTCTGGTGCGGATCAAAAAGGGAAAAAAGGAATGATTGAGCTGGCACGTGGAGGAACGCTGTTTCTCGACGAGGTAGGAGAAATGCCACTCGATATGCAAGTGAAGCTGCTTCGCGTGCTTCAAGAGAAAAAGTATTATTCGGTCGGAGGGACCAAGCAGATCGAGGCGGACTTCCGCGTGGTTGCCGCCACGAATAAAAATTTGGAGGAGGTAGTGAAGGAAGGAAAGTTTCGCCAAGACCTGTTCTATCGGCTCAATGTAGTGACGCTGAAAATTCCTCCGCTTCGAGAACGCATTGAAGATACGATTGAACTCGCCCACTTCTTTCTCTATGAATTCTCTTTACGTTATAACCGTCCCATTCATGCCATCTCGCAAAATGTGATGCAAAACCTGCTCCAATACGACTGGCCAGGCAACATTCGCGAGCTGCGAAATGCGATTGAGCGATTGGTGGTATTTGCGACAGACGGTATTATCAAAGAAGAGGACTTACCGTATCCCCTGCAAGGTCAGACGAAACAGGTACCGATTGAGCTCCCTCCCGATCTGTTTTCGCTGCAAGAAGAAATCGAAGCGCATGAGCGCCGTGTCATATTGCGAGCCATCGAGCTGGAAAACGGCAACAAGCAGGCTGCTGCGAAAAGACTTGGCATATCGCGGGCCACACTGTATAACAAATTGGGGAAGTAA